The window GACTTAGAAAAAACGGAACCGAAGCAGGACAAGGTTCTCAGATGTCACGTCATGCTTCCTCTTGGTACCCACAGCTACTGTTTACAAGACCAAGGGCTTTGCCCAGCGGGACCTCTCAgaagcccccaagttcacccagCCGCTGGCAGACTGCACTACCATCACTGGCTACGACACCCAGCTCTTCTGCTGTGTGCGTGCCTCCCCCAGGGTGAGTGGGGAGTTTGGGGGACGGGGGTGTCCTGGGCTGCTCATGCTGCTATCTCAGCCTAACCTGAGCTATGTCACAGGGCATTCTAATTGAACATCTGCTACCAGTAGCACCATCTGCCTCCCCAACAGCAGGCTACTTGGGAACTGTCAGGGTGTCTGTAATTCAAGATGGATGGACGTAAATGATGTTTCCTTTGAGTGTGGGGTCCTCATGCACAAAGACAGCATCACTTCCAGCTAGTTGTCTGGCAGAAGAGTCTGATTCCCACTGGCTTCTCCTTATTCACTCCTCATGACTTGTCTGTGCAGAGCTACACACATACACGCTGCTCTGCATGCAATCTGGTCTTTGTACTCCACACCCGTAGCAGCCTTTACCAAGTAACTTGGGTTACAAGCACAGGTCAACTGTGTGGAGATAACATCTTAGAAGGGGAATTGTGATAAAAAACCACCCTAGAAACCACTTCCGAAACAGAGGAGACAGAAACCACTCATAAACAGTGGGGATAGGATATGAGTGGATCACAATATGTACATAAAAAATGGAGACCCTCagccggcaagatggctcagtgggtaaaggcgcttactcccaagcctgaccacctgagtttgatctctgggacccacatggtggaaaggaagaacagctttaagttttcctctgacctccacacatgggttATGGCACCAGTATCCCCTTCAGCCtctccacatacatacaaatgttattttaaaacatttttgagacagggtttctctgtgtagccttagctgacctggaactccctctgtagactatgctggcctggaactcatagagatccatctgtctctgcctcccagctgctgggattaaaggcatgtgccaacactgcccagctttaaaaaaatattactttatgtatctaattatatatatgtgtatatctatgtgtataaatatgtatgtattttgtatgtattttttaaagtggaGCCCATAGCTTCACATAGGTGTGGTAATGCATACCTTTAGCCTCAGAatacagaggcagaggaagagggatctctgtgagtctgaggccagctgagcctagtctacatagggagAACAGCCTAGGTTGTAtaaggagaccctatctcaaaaaaaatggtttttttatttaaaaagtggaCCTTGATGCCCAGTCATAACACATGATGGCTCCTTGAGCGATTTCTTCCAAGTCAGGGACATTTGTTGGAGTGGAGTAGGGTTCAGTCACTATATTCAAACACAAAAAGGAGCTCAGCCATTGCTGAAGGCACCGGAAGTGGAGGCCAATCCCACAACACCAGGGCAGGGAAACTTGCAGAGAGTCATCATCTGCAGCCTGTGGGCAGTTCCACTCACGGAGCATGGGGAGGACAACTGGTTCTTACCTGCCCTGCTGCccctcatcttcatcttccagCCCAAGATCATCTGGCTAAAGAACAAGATGGATCTCCAAGGCAACCCCAAGTACAGAGCCCTCAGTCACCTGGGGATCTGCTCTCTGGAGATCCGCAAGCCTAGTCCCTTTGATGGAGGCATCTATACCTGCAAGGCCATCAATGCCCTGGGAGAGGCATCCGTGGACTGTCGGGTGGATGTTAAAGGTAAAGATGGAGAATTAGCGTGTAGGGTGCCAATGTCTCCTCCTTCCACCATCTAAGAACGATACAAGCTGAGATGGAAAAGGTCCCTGCTTTGTATCAGTTACCTGTTGCAATGACCAAATACCCAACAAGAAGCAACATGAGGAAAGACCTATTTGGCTCATGGCTTGAGGGCACAGTCTGTCAGGGCAGGGAAGACTAGCGGGAGGAACATGAGACTGCTTCCTCACATCTGGAcacatcaggaggcagagagagatggatgctgatgTTCATCagtgttttccttttgttcaggCTCCCATCCTGTGTGATGATGTCACTCATGATTGGGGCAGGTCTTCCCTCCTTAGTTAAAATTCTCTAGGAAtactctcacagacatgcctagagaTGATCTCCTAGGTAACTAAATCAAGTCAAGAGAACATGACCATTAACCATCACAACTGACTGGGGCCTCCATGTCGCTGTCATTAAAAAGCACTAGGAGCCCATTTTATCACCCAAGGTTTCATCTCTGTCCCTCACAACTCAATATTGTAGGAAGAAtcaccatttcctttttttttttttttttttttcttaaggacaAGTGTGAAGCGTCAGAGGTTAACTGTTTTGCCAGTGGCCATTAGCTGGGGAGATAGCACTCTCGAAGCAAGAGCCCAAGGCCCCTCACTCAGATCGCTGTTCTTTAAGCCCTGTGATCTTTTGTCCCAGTTCATAGTGCTGCAGAGGcttattggttttattttgctttcctcTCTGGCTTGTTTAGGTAGTACTGCACTCCCCTCCTGCCTGAGATAACCATTCATTTGTCAGAATCCCCATCACTGAACCTAGCACATTATTGGGTTTGGGAGGggggtattttttaaaattattttctttctttagcctTCAGAATCTCATacctatataactatatatacctATACACAGTAAATATGATCCTATCATCCCAGCacattattttgtaattttctattTATAGATATGTCTTCCAATAAACCATAAGCTGGGTGAGAGCTTTGTCCCCAGTGTCCAGTCTAGTTGCTGACACACAGAAGGCCGTAGCTAAATGTTTGTTGCATGAATCATGAATGAGTGGGCCTTTATATATCCTGTTCTCTATGTAGAGACTCCCTAGCTAGCATCACGGACACCGCCAAAGCTAAGTAGGACATCCATTCCCAATACTCTGAGAGGTTTTCCAGAGACGTCTGCAAAGTTAACATTGAGAAATGTCTGCATTTTTGTAGCTCCTCATTAAGGCTGCCCTAAGACGACAGGAAATTCAAGGAAGgtaaggaaggagggaaatgatgTCTCAATGGATTATTTCATGCTTGTGGCACGTGCTGCTGAGTTTGGGATGGATGTGAGTCTTTCAACCGTTTGCTcctggtgccttttttttttttcagttctaacACTGTCAGCTCTTTGGAGGGAACAGCTAGAGATAAAGTCTGCTTTTGTCAGAGTCTGTGCATTCTACTCAGGTCAATGATAGGGATGAACCCTAGTAATCCTTGGAGAATGTAAGCTTCTACCCAATCAGGGGTTCTGTGGAAGGAGCTGGATGGGGACTGTAAGAGAAAGAGACCAGAGTCTCCCCCGGCACAGACTCGCACTGTAGGAAGGAACAGTTCTGCTAAATCTTTCTACCTCACTAGCATAGCAGGGTAAGAAACAAAGCAGCTTGTccatattcttttaaattttatgcatttcTTCCTGTTCAACAGAAGAAAATCATTTTTGCTAAATGTCAACAATAATTTAACATTTGGGTATGTGGTTTCCAAGCCGCTTATCACTGGCAAAGGGCCGCTTGGATCATTATCTAGAATGTGGTAGCTGCTTCAAATTCCCCACCATTCACAGGGGAAATGCTGTGTGGATAAACTGATGGGTAGGGTGGAAGAAAAGGCcatgagagaatgagagacctagCTCCCAACATTCCCTCTGACTTTCAGCTCCTGGCTGAAGAAAACGAGCCTGGATTCGATCCCCCAAGCCATTTATTTAAGCCCATCAATGATACATAGCAAATGAAAACCCTACGGGCTGCATTAGATGCACAAACTCGCCTCAGGAGAGCTTCCTCTGCCAGCTGGCTTGCGgacatttttctccttccccGCCCTCTCTGTCAATACCACGTTGTGTCAGTGTGGATCTTTCCTGTCCTTGGTTCCCTTCTGTCTCCCAGCCGGTGCTCAGAAGCAGTGCGTGGTGGGCAGTCAATCTATAGCATGGGATCCAGGGACCATGAAGGGAGATGGTCTCAGCACATCCTGGATGTGCTCTGCTCTTGCCTACTATGATGGATAACACACTCTGTCTTTGCAGGGCCTCCTGGGAGCATGCCTCTGACAAGACCATATTCTCAAGAAGCCTTAGCTGGCTTGGCCTAAcctaaataaagataaatgtcCTCTTTCTGAGCCTTTGTACATAGGGAAACCTTCTGAAGGTTGCAGtccttctgcttttccttctgttctttcatGTCCACACACTCTATTTTACAGAAGTGGCCccctcccctgcctgcctcctttttgaggcagggttttataaattccagcctggccttgaactctatacGTACGTCTTGAAATTCTGatactcctgcctccacttcctgagtgctgggattacaggcaggcctAAGTCTCCAGTTTATGGAATCTTAGGCATTGAATTTAGGACTTCACGCAAgctagctaggcaagcactctacagaaTGAGCCACATCTATCCACTGAGGCTTCTGACTCTGTCATTTACCCCCGGCCCTTTATCACAGAACTGAATTCCGTTCTACACAGCAAGaggcactggggaaaaaaaagaagatgattTGCTGTCTTCCCCCACAGGTTTCCTTCCTAAACTGGTATAACGGGATGCACACCTATTACAAAGCAGTAAGCAGTCCAACACAGTCAATCCCACATAACTAACTGAAGGCAGAACCCCAAGACCCTAGCCCTGGGAGGTTGTTTCTCCTGCTTCTGTTTGCATGCACATAACAAGTCATATATTGAAGATATTCTGCGAAGGAATCTGTAAGAGATGACAACAGTCTCTCCCATTCCATTGTACTCATATCACCAAGAGCCCCAAACTCAGGActgcagagacggctcagcagttaagagcactggctgctcttgcagagggcctaggttcagttcccagaacccacacgatggctcacaaccatctgtaacttcagttctaggaggtcacatgccctcttctggcctgtataGGAACCGGcatacacatgtggtgcacatacatacatgcaggcaattacacatacacataaagaaaaacaaaatcttttctcCCCCCAAGATCCTCAATTCAAGATGCTTCTAccttcacctctcaagtgctgggatggcaggcacgcagcactaccatgcccagctcctaaGCCAGTACTTTCTGAAGTGGCCTGTTACATACTACATAACTGAGGCCACTGTGTTACAGAACAGATcattgtagctcagtggtagagcactaaaCTTCAGCAGCTGTCTTGGTTTTcctttagcattttttaaaaaaaataatgtatttatttgcattggtgctgGCCTACACATGCAtttgtgtaagggtgttggattccctggaatgggaattacagacagttgtgagctgccatgtgggtactgggaattgaactcaggtcctctggaagagcagccagagcttttaactgctgagccgtctctccagcccctcccttcagCATTAATGCCCTGCTCTAGTGAGCAGCCTCCTAAGGTGCCCTAGAGAAGACTGCCCTGTCCTGTCAATCTAAGCTTGCACTGTGGATGGGTAACAGTGACAGGCACCCCAGAGAGTGTCAGCAGAAGGACAGGGTTCTTATCAGCTCCCAGGCCCTCTGTCCCTGTGGTACTCTGGGTTCCCAAGATCCTTAGTGAAAAGCTAGAGGGAGCCAGAGAAAGCAAGAACAGGAagagggtggggaagagagactgtgtgtgcaagcatgcacaTAAATAGCCTTCTATGCATCAGGAACTAATGAAGTGATGTCTTTCTTTTAATCTTCATGTTACAAATAAGAAGGTTCAGTTCAAAACCCCTCAAGTCATGATCTGGTGGAGAGTGGCTGAGCCAGGGTTTGACTGCAGGCCTTCCCCATTTTCCTCATCTATTTCACTCTGAGTCTGGTTGGAAACATggctttaaaagagaaaatagttcCAGGGGTGGGGCGGATATAGGGCCACATTTTTGAGAAGGAAAGGGACATGGGTTAGCTGAGAGGAATCcaaaaggctttcttttttcaaaccaAAGAGATCTACTTTCAATGAAGACGGAGTCTATTCCAGCCCCTTTTCAGGAGTTTCGTGAGACTTAAGCTTCCCCGCGACGATACCTACCCTATGCCACAAATCAGCTTCTTACCCAACTAAAGTTACTACTCACCTACCTACTGGCCTTGGGAAAAATTGAGAAAACAATGAGCAAATCTAAAGTCCTTACGGAACACCTGTTTGAGCTTGTAGGCGAGAGCCAGGGATGGTGGCTGTTGCTAAAAGTTCTTCCCTGGGAGAGACATAAAACAAGGTCTCAATGACAACAGTAGGAGTCCTCCAAGCTTTACCCAGAGGAACCAGTGAACTTAACGGGCCTGCTTACAGAGCGGTGGCTGGAAGTCACAGGCAGGAACACAGGTGACTTTACAGCAGCCACCCTCAAAGGGTGTCTGAGTCCAGCAGAGacttctccatggcttctccACGGCTGCGGGAAGAAacgccctcccctccccctcacttAGATTCCCGTAGCCCCGCCCCCCCAAACCACGTGCAATTGGGACAGATTGCATCCAAGTGGTTGAGCGGGATGGCTGCATACTCAGGTGAGGGTCCCCTCTGGCCACACCTCTTCCTTCTTTGAGGGAAAGTGAACGGTCCTCAGGCCCAGCTGTGGCGATCTTTCCAGAGCAGGCACAACAGAACTCCCGAAGACAGCAGCAGCTGGCGCACAGGCTAGTCCTATGGTAGTCAGACCTCTGCTATTTGCTATACTGTTCACAGGCCCGCCATTAAAGTTCACACGTCTCCAACATCCTGGCAACGGAATAAAATCTTCACACGGCAAGATGTCTAGCCTATGTAATCCTTCTGCATTTAAGAAGCACTGCCCTGAAATCCttttaaactattattatttatgaatttgaCACTTATGGAATATCTTCTTAACAAAGACTTAACTGTGTGCCTGGAAGTATAgttttttcattaattcattatttgaactcttttttttttttaaagatttatttatttatttatttatttatttattacatatacagaagagggcaccagatctcgttacagatggctgtgagccaccatgtggttgctgggaattgaactcaggacctttggaagaacagttggtgctcttaacctctgagctatctctccagcccccaatattTGCACTCTTAAGTAGCTGTTCATACACGTCGTTTGGCAGTTAAGGCAAGGAGAAGAAATATCAAATATCTCAGAGAAACGGCCTTATGCTAAGTGAAGAATTCCCGAgcctcggggctggagagagagtctGGTGGTCTCAGCAAGCAAGTGAAGAACCCAGCTACTAAGGACTGCAGGAGGTAGGGGCGGGCAAGAGGCGGGCTCCAAACCCACGTTGGTTGGCGGGTTCTCCCCCTGTCGCCGCTCCTCGCAGGTCCTGGCACGCAGTCAGAAGGAGGCGCTCCCGggcacgcgcgcgcgcacttGCGGCTCCGCCCGCCGCCCCTCCGAAGCCCCCCGATGGAGTCTTTTTGGGAACCGAGCTTTGGTCCACCCGACAACCTTCTTCTGCAGACTTCCCGGCGGCTCCCGCCTCAGCCCCGCCCCCATGGGCTCGCCAATCGCTGTGCGCGTGTGGCAGGAGTGGGTGGAGCCTAGGAAATTCGAAAGAAGCTCCGCCCCTCGGGAGCCTGTTCCCGGGAACTGGGAGGTTGTAGGAGAAAAGCATCCTGCGTGGACGGTGAGGCGGGGTGGGAAGTGGAAACGGAGTGTGCGCGCCGGAGGTGTGGCGGGGAAGTGGTGCCGGGAAGTGGAAAGGTGGCGGGAGGGgcgggggagagaggaggaaaatcCCGGATAATAACAAGGAGGGAGGTGGAGTGCGCAGACTGCCCGACTGAGGAGAGGCAGATCGCCCATCAGGTGTTGGGGCACGAGCGCTCTGCACTTTTCCCGAAAATAACGGACTAGTTTCAGGGGCACGTGCTGTTCCTGGGATCTTGCTTTACCACCACCATGCCTCCCCACCCCAGAAATGCACCCCGAGTCTAGATGGGGGGTCTAGGGCAGGATGATAGATACCTGAGGTAGGCATGTTGTCTTTCCTGCTCAGGTCTAAGCTGACTCGCTTCCGCTGGCTGGGCATGGAGGATTTGAAAGAAGGTAAGGAAGccttggagggaggagggaggcccCGAGAGCCCGCAGGGACTGATAGCTGACATTTATTCTCATCCCTTCAGATGTCAGGTTCATTGTGGATGAGACCTTGGACTTTGGAGGCCTGTCCCCATCTGACAGGTACCAGCCCCTTCATCCTGTAACCCTTTAGTGTTAACTTATTGGCCTCTAGAGCTGGGCTTGGGAATTTAGCAGGGTCCAGTCACTCTGATGCCAGCAGTCCGGAGGAATTGGGTCTCTAAGGACACAACTCGGATGCTGGTGAGGAAAACGAAGAAGCTGGAGTGAAATTTAGGGTTTAAtgtaaatgaaaggaaaatggtcTTGGGCATGTTGAGGCATGCCTGTGGAATTCGTCGGGTGTGCAGAActccccccccgccccgccccccaccAGAATAGACCAGAGCAGGATACACACAGAGGAGGTGGAAGCACAGAGGATTTTGAATTTGAGatcattctggtctacagagttgagaccttgtctcagaaaatggGGAGTGGGATGAAAGAAAACAGGAGGTGCTAAAGGCTTGCTGGGCCTCAGTAGACCAGGTCTCTCCTCACCTAAAGGCAGTTCTCATGGCCAAAATGGAGTCAGGGTTTGGGGTTGTCCCTGGCTCTATACAGGAATGTCTTCTGCTGTCTTTTGTGTGGTCTGGTGCCATATTTGTTTTCTCAGTCATGAGGAGGAAGACACGACAGTACTGGTGAGCGCAGAGAAACCTCTTCGAAGGGGCCTCTCTCACCGGAGTAACCCGAATGTGGTAGCCCCTGCTGTCCAGGGTGTGAGGTTCAGTTTGGGCCCTCTCAGCCCAGAGAAGCTGGAGGAGATCCTTGATGAGGCCAACCGCCTGGCGGCTCAGCTAGAGGAGTGTGCCCTGCAAGATCGGGAGAGTGTAGGGGCAGGCCCTGGGAAGCCCAGCCCCCGAGCGAAGCCCAGCCCTCGGCGGGAGACGTTTGTCCTGAAGGACAGCCCTGTCCGAGATCTGCTGCCCACTGTGAGCTCTTGGAGCACATCATCCCCACGCAGCCTCTCTGGACCCCGCAGCCTCGCTGGAACCCGCAGCCTCGCTGGACCCCGAAGCAGCGATAAAAAGGGCTCAGCCAGGGCTGTTCGGGTGACAGCTGGAAAGAAGCCCCCCAGCACAAAGAAGGTGAGTGTGGAGAGTGGGATTGCATGTGTGCCCCTAGACAAGCTGCCCGAGACACCCGTAAGAGGGAGAAAGCTATTCTACCCATGGAATTGTTGGGATTAAGTAAATTGGGCTGGAGGTGGAGCCGGGTAGGTAGAGTTTGCCTAGCCtcagcaaagccctgggtttgatccctagcatcacTCACATCAATGGATGTGGTCAACGTAAATGTCTAAgtacacacttgtgatcccaaGACTCCGGAGGTAGAcccaggaagatcaggagttcaaggtcatcctcaaggGGCTATATGccgagtttgagaccagcctgggctacatgactcccttgtttcaaaaaaataataggctggtgagatggttggCACAGTGAGAAAAAGcactttccaccaagcctgatgaaccTGAGTTTAAACCCCACAACCTGCGTGATGAGAACTGacacccacaagttgtcctctgacctccatatggaTGTCACAcgcaataaataaatagaaaatgactttggaaaaaaagaaattacctaCCCCAGATCTTGTTGGCAGCTACTCTCTTCCTCGCTGGTTCTAGACAGcagcctgcctcctccttctttccctcagtGCCTTAAGCCAGCAGAACACATGCTGTCTCCATTCTAGTCCTTTTCTGTCCCTTGCTCTGTTTCAGGAATCGCCCACTTGCAATCTGTTCCCTGCAGCTAGAAGCCCAGCACTCTCTCCTCTGGCACAATCAACTCTCCCACCCCGGCGGAAAGCTGGGCCCAGTGCACGGACAACAGCAAGTGAGAGCCCGGGCAGCCGGGATGTGGGTGAAGCCGGTAcggggaagagaggaggtgggaCTCACCCTGAaatgcccttcctcctccccacaggCCCGCCAGTCCCTGTCAGACCAGTCCTGGCTCTACAGCCCTCAACTAGCAACTCTCAGTGTTCATCCCGATTCCAGGGAGCGGCTGCTAAGTCTTCCAGTCGATTACCGGTTCCCTCAGCCATCCCCAAGCCTGCCACTCGAGTGCCACTCACGACCCGGAGTGTACCGCCGGGCAAAAGTGCCCTACCTCCAGATTCTCTCTCCACTCGGAAAGGGCTTCCAAGTGCCATAGGGCACAGAGGTAAGATAGAATGGATGTGTGGTCAGGCTAGGCGTGGTGGCcttgtctgtaatctcagcacttggaagatagagGCTGGAGAAtcgagagttcaaggccagccttagctatatAAAgacatgtcaaaaaaaaaaaaattagagctgggcatggtggtacacacctttaatcccaacccttgggaggcagaggcagacagatttctgttcaaggctagcctggtctacataatgagttccaagactgCTATAGCTgaagagagagatcctgtctcaagaaaacaaacaaaaacaaaacgaaaagtaTTAGGTAGGGGAACATCTGCATGGCCCAGCTTGGCCTTACCCGATACAGCTGTGCTACCGTTAATTTGCAATTCCAGCTGCAGACGGGAAACGGGGCTAAGGAGGCACATCCTCTCACCCAGTCTTTCCTTTGGAGGAGGTCAGCTGAACTTTGCTCCTCTCTATCCCTTCTTAATCCCCACCAAGCTCCTGTTCCCCAGAGAACGAATCTCCCAACCGCCAGTGCCCCTCGAGGCAGGGTGCAGCCCCTCAGGAAAGCCGCAGTCCCTGGACCTACGCGGTAAGACTGGTCCCTCCGCCTGCCCTCGTCAGCTGGGCTTCCGCGCCGCTGTGCACAGCATCCTTGAATTCTGTGTGGAGTGGGGAAGAGAGGAACGAGAGGTCCTGCCTTTTCCCATCCTGAGGGGCTTGAACGTGGCTGGGTACCAGATGGGTGTGAGAGGAAGGGTCCTTCAAAGCAGTTTCCCCCATTCCATCTCTTCAGGTAAAAAGATCCGGCAGCAAGCACGTATCCAGTAGAGAACCACGACACTGCCATCTTAGCCATCGAAGACTGGACCCTCCCCCAGCAGTCCCTGACTCCAGCACATTCTTGcccagagaagggaggaagagttgGTGCTTCCAGGGTTGATCTCTGGAGACCACGGAGGATGGGGTGGGTTGAGCTTGAGGAGACTAaaactcctcccacccccacccccacccccaccatggcTGAAAGAAGAAGAGATAGGTCACTTCCCCATAGGCAGAGTGACTTGTCTCCACGTGTGGTCAGCTGGAGAGAACTTGACCTTCTTCCCAGACCGTGGGTCACTGGCTGTTTACACGTGAGTGGCCTGCGGAACCAGCCAGCCTTCCTGGTCTCTAGGAGAGGTCTTCCTGAATCCTTTCCCCCACTGGATTCTGGCCTGTTGAGAGAGGCCAGGCAGGCACCTGGCATGCAGGGCTTGTTGCCTGTGAATTCTGTGACTCCTCACAGGCCAATTGACGATAAGGTTGCTCACcagtctgcattttttttttcttaaataaaatgaattttttatatatattttttctgcatATCTGAAAGTAACTCTTAATAGATTCGAAGTAAACCTCTGTGTAATTGTAAGGAGAGCTGGGATGGACCACTAGGTCCTAGGCTAGGGCTTTGAACCTCCTGCTCATCTGGCTGTGACTAGTCCCTTGTTACCATTCAACTGGGATCAGGCCGCCTTTCTGCAATTTCATGTTTTCGGACAGTCCAGATCCGTTAACTGTTGCTCCATCCACAGTGTCCGAGCTGCTAGGCTAGGACCTAAGTCTACTGTTACTCATATCTTAAACTTGAATATTATTTCTGACAAGACGATGGAATCCCATAGGGGATAAAGAGGCCCTTTGGTGGTGGTCAGCTTCCCTGGCCGCCTCAGCCAGAAGATACCAGAATGCCTAGTCGGATCTAACTCACATCATCAGCATTGCCCGTTCTTCCCTCTCCATGCCCCTGCTGGACTTGATGGCCAGCGTCAGGGTCTGGAAATGTCTACAGTGCTCTTGTGTCTTGTACGTAGTGGAGCACTGAACTCATTTAGAGTGAGCACACAGTGGTGGGTACCTGTTGAAAGTCCAGCTTAGGCTCTCCCGGGTTTTGTGGTCTTTAACTCTTGCAGTCAGAACTAAATCGATTCCTTTTGAAGAAGAAACTTCCCCAAAGGCAATTGAGCAATGGAAAGGGGGACAGCTGATGACAATCTCCACCCATGCCTATATGCTCACAAGTGCCCTTCTTAGGCCATGGgtgccccgccccacccccacattcagGGGCTCTTTTCCCTTTTATGGCCGACCTTAAGCTTCATTTAACACACCTGTAAGCACACAGGGCCTACACACACAGCGgcggctgcctctgccttctcctttccCTGAATTCTGGGCACCATCTCCTACAGCCATTGAAATTCTAGGAACcggatgtgggggagggggcagataCCCAGATGCCATCTATTGTGTTCTGGAGGACCTTGGCATGAGGCAACAAAGCCTCAGGTGTGTTCCCCagcctcctgccttcctcctctcccttcagtCAGCCTGGCCCAGGGCTCTGTGCTAATGAGACTTTGGAGGAGTTCTACTAGGGCAAGCTTACCCGACCAGTCAGTAGCTGAGTCCCCTCGATCTCCTGGGGTCTTCCAGGCTTTGCTTGTCCTGTTTTCTAGTCTGGGCCTCCATCCTCTGAGTGGATAGGTCACCACACAGAATTCAGGGAACAAGGGTAGCTGGTGACCTCCTGCTCTGACTGGCATCTGTACTGTCAACAAGTCGAAGAACACACACCTAGGCATGGGCAGTAGGTGgcgtgtttttgtttttgttttttgttttttttgtttttgttttttaatccaagTTCCTGTTGGTGGTGAAGAAGCAAAGCCAGCTGCAGACCCCTGTGTTGCTGCCATCTGGTGGCTGGAGCCGGCAAGGCATGTTCCCCTCTCTGGGTCAGTCTTGAGTTTCGGCCTCCACCCCACATTGCTCCAGAGCTGCTGAAGTCGCATCCATT is drawn from Onychomys torridus chromosome 6, mOncTor1.1, whole genome shotgun sequence and contains these coding sequences:
- the Psrc1 gene encoding proline/serine-rich coiled-coil protein 1 isoform X1, coding for MLSFLLRSKLTRFRWLGMEDLKEDVRFIVDETLDFGGLSPSDSHEEEDTTVLVSAEKPLRRGLSHRSNPNVVAPAVQGVRFSLGPLSPEKLEEILDEANRLAAQLEECALQDRESVGAGPGKPSPRAKPSPRRETFVLKDSPVRDLLPTVSSWSTSSPRSLSGPRSLAGTRSLAGPRSSDKKGSARAVRVTAGKKPPSTKKESPTCNLFPAARSPALSPLAQSTLPPRRKAGPSARTTASPPVPVRPVLALQPSTSNSQCSSRFQGAAAKSSSRLPVPSAIPKPATRVPLTTRSVPPGKSALPPDSLSTRKGLPSAIGHRAPVPQRTNLPTASAPRGRVQPLRKAAVPGPTR
- the Psrc1 gene encoding proline/serine-rich coiled-coil protein 1 isoform X4 — protein: MLSFLLRSKLTRFRWLGMEDLKEDVRFIVDETLDFGGLSPSDSHEEEDTTVLVSAEKPLRRGLSHRSNPNVVAPAVQGVRFSLGPLSPEKLEEILDEANRLAAQLEECALQDRESVGAGPGKPSPRAKPSPRRETFVLKDSPVRDLLPTVSSWSTSSPRSLSGPRSLAGTRSLAGPRSSDKKGSARAVRVTAGKKPPSTKKESPTCNLFPAARSPALSPLAQSTLPPRRKAGPSARTTASPPVPVRPVLALQPSTSNSQCSSRFQGAAAKSSSRLPVPSAIPKPATRVPLTTRSVPPGKSALPPDSLSTRKGLPSAIGHRGKKIRQQARIQ
- the Psrc1 gene encoding proline/serine-rich coiled-coil protein 1 isoform X2; protein product: MLSFLLRSKLTRFRWLGMEDLKEDVRFIVDETLDFGGLSPSDSHEEEDTTVLVSAEKPLRRGLSHRSNPNVVAPAVQGVRFSLGPLSPEKLEEILDEANRLAAQLEECALQDRESVGAGPGKPSPRAKPSPRRETFVLKDSPVRDLLPTVSSWSTSSPRSLSGPRSLAGTRSLAGPRSSDKKGSARAVRVTAGKKPPSTKKESPTCNLFPAARSPALSPLAQSTLPPRRKAGPSARTTASPPVPVRPVLALQPSTSNSQCSSRFQGAAAKSSSRLPVPSAIPKPATRVPLTTRSVPPGKSALPPDSLSTRKGLPSAIGHRAPVPQRTNLPTASAPRGRVQPLRKAAVPGPTR
- the Psrc1 gene encoding proline/serine-rich coiled-coil protein 1 isoform X3; protein product: MEDLKEDVRFIVDETLDFGGLSPSDSHEEEDTTVLVSAEKPLRRGLSHRSNPNVVAPAVQGVRFSLGPLSPEKLEEILDEANRLAAQLEECALQDRESVGAGPGKPSPRAKPSPRRETFVLKDSPVRDLLPTVSSWSTSSPRSLSGPRSLAGTRSLAGPRSSDKKGSARAVRVTAGKKPPSTKKESPTCNLFPAARSPALSPLAQSTLPPRRKAGPSARTTASPPVPVRPVLALQPSTSNSQCSSRFQGAAAKSSSRLPVPSAIPKPATRVPLTTRSVPPGKSALPPDSLSTRKGLPSAIGHRAPVPQRTNLPTASAPRGRVQPLRKAAVPGPTR